A single region of the Salmo salar chromosome ssa16, Ssal_v3.1, whole genome shotgun sequence genome encodes:
- the LOC123727742 gene encoding oocyte zinc finger protein XlCOF6-like isoform X1, which translates to MASVKLEDCSQTLELNVNIKDEEEEEKIRTTVNNGHHVETFSTSREQQQEDQRAKTSHHCPHCEEIFPFLSKLKIHLKIHTGEKPYSCSDCGKCFTTSIDLNVHQRTHTGAKPYSCSDCGKCFKTSTQLKVHQKTHTGEKPFFCPDCGTSFSQLSNLKSHERIHTGEKPYSCSDCVKYFKTSTELKIHQRTHTGEKPYSCSDCGKCFKTSNELKVHQRTHTGEKPFFCPDCGTSFSKLYHLKRHERIHTGEKPYSCSDCGKCFKTSNELKVHQRTHTGEKPYSCSDCGKCFTTSTDLKVHQRTHTGEKPFFCPDCGTNFSQLSNLKSHERIHTGEKPYSCSDCVKYFKTSTELKVHQRTHTGEKPYSCSDCGKCFKTSNELKVHQRTHTGEKPFFCPDCGTSFSKRYHLKSHELIHTGERPYSCSDCGKCFKTSNELKVHQRTHTGEKPYVCSDCGTSFSQLSNLKSHGRIHTGEKPYSCSDCGKCFKTSNELKVHQRTHTGEKPYSCSDCGKYFKTSAELKAHQRTHTGEKPYSCSDCGRCLKTSNELKVHQRTHTGEKPYVCSDCGKCFTTSTHLKVHKRTHTGEKPYSCSDCGKCFKTSSDLKVHQRTHTGEKPFFCPDCVKCFKTSTHLKVHKRTHTGEKPYSCSDCGVSFSRLDTLKTHQHIHERSRTPTLPV; encoded by the exons atggcatcagtgaagctggaagactgcagtcaaacactggagctgaatgtcaacattaaagatgaagaagaggaggagaagatcagGACAACTGTTAATAATG gacaccatgttgagacattctctacatccagagagcaacagcaggaagatcaGAGAGCTAAGACGTCTCATCACTGCCCACATTGTGAAGAGATTTTCCCATTtctatcaaagctaaaaatacacctaaaaatacacacaggagagaagccttactcctgctctgactgtggaaaatgcttcacaacatcaattGATCTAAacgttcatcagagaacacacacaggagcgaAGCCTtattcctgctctgactgtggaaaatgttttaaaacatcaactcagctaaaagttcatcagaagactcacacaggagagaagcctttcttCTGCCCTGACTGTGGAACTAGTTTCTCTCAACTTTCCAACTTAAAAtcacatgaacgtatacatacaggagagaagccttactcctgctctgactgtgtaaaatatttcaaaacatcaactgagctaaaaattcatcagagaacacacacaggagagaagccatactcctgctctgactgtggaaaatgttttaaaacatcaAATGAGCTAAaggttcatcagagaacacatacaggagagaagcctttcttCTGCCCTGACTGTGGAACTAGTTTCTCTAAACTTTACCACTTAAAAAGACATGAACGTATTCATACAGGGGAGAAGccatactcctgctctgactgtggaaaatgttttaaaacatcaaatgagctaaaagttcatcagagaacacacacgggagagaagccatactcctgctctgactgtggaaaatgcttcacaacatcaactgatctaaaagttcatcagagaacacacacaggagagaagcctttcttCTGCCCTGACTGTGGAACTAATTTCTCTCAACTTTCCAACTTAAAAtcacatgaacgtatacatacaggagagaagccatactcctgctctgactgtgtaaaatatttcaaaacatcaactgagctaaaagttcatcagagaacacacacaggagagaagccatactcctgctctgactgtggaaaatgttttaaaacatcaAATGAGCTAAaggttcatcagagaacacatacaggagagaagcctttcttCTGCCCTGACTGTGGAACTAGTTTCTCTAAACGTTACCACTTAAAATCACATGAACTAATACATACAGGGGAGAGGccatactcctgctctgactgtggaaaatgttttaaaacatcaAATGAGCTAAaggttcatcagagaacacacacaggagagaagccttatgtctgctctgactgtggaactaGTTTCTCTCAACTTTCCAACTTAAAATCACATGGACGTATTCATACTGGAGAGAAGccatactcctgctctgactgtggaaaatgttttaaaacatcaaatgagctaaaagttcatcagagaacacacactggagagaagccatactcctgctctgactgtggaaaatacTTCAAAACATCAGCTGAGCTAAAAgctcatcagagaacacacacaggagagaagccgtattcctgctctgactgtggaagaTGTTTAAAAACATCAAAtgagctaaaagttcatcagagaacacacacaggagagaagccttatgtctgctctgactgtggaaaatgcttcacaacatcaactcATCTAAAAGTTcataagagaacacacacaggagaaaagccttactcctgttctgactgtggaaaatgttttaaaacatcaAGTGATCTAAaagttcaccagagaacacacacaggagagaagcctttcttCTGCCCTGACTgtgtaaaatgttttaaaacatcaACTCATCTAAAAGTTcataagagaacacacacaggagaaaagccttactccTGTTCTGACTGTGGGGTGAGTTTCTCTCGACTGGATACCTTAAAAACACATCAACATATACATGAGAGAAGCCGTACTCCTACTCTGCCTGTGTAA
- the LOC123727742 gene encoding uncharacterized protein isoform X2, with amino-acid sequence MASVKLEDCSQTLELNVNIKDEEEEEKIRTTVNNVGNVDPSGSLSCSNGKGGYQQNLDTMLRHSLHPESNSRKIRELRRLITAHIVKRFSHFYQS; translated from the exons atggcatcagtgaagctggaagactgcagtcaaacactggagctgaatgtcaacattaaagatgaagaagaggaggagaagatcagGACAACTGTTAATAATG tgggtaacgtggacccaagtggcTCTCTCAGCTGTTCTAATGGCAAAGGCGGTTATCAACaaaacctg gacaccatgttgagacattctctacatccagagagcaacagcaggaagatcaGAGAGCTAAGACGTCTCATCACTGCCCACATTGTGAAGAGATTTTCCCATTtctatcaaagctaa